Proteins encoded within one genomic window of Panicum virgatum strain AP13 chromosome 1N, P.virgatum_v5, whole genome shotgun sequence:
- the LOC120654829 gene encoding protein transport protein Sec61 subunit gamma: MDAVDSVVDPLREFAKDSIRLVKRCHKPDRKEFTKVAARTAIGFVVMGFVGFFVKLIFIPINNIIVGSG, translated from the exons ATGGACGCCGTGGACTCGGTGGTCGACCCGCTCCGGGAGTTCGCCAAGGACAGCATCCGCCTCGTCAAGCGCTGCCACAAGCCCGACCGCAAGG AATTCACCAaggtggcggcgcggacggcgatCGGCTTCGTCGTCATGGGCTTCGTCggcttcttcgtcaagctcatCTTCATCCCCATCAACAACATCATCGTCGGGTCAGGCTGA
- the LOC120654828 gene encoding protein CYPRO4-like, whose translation MGGSHSREDLDLSDSDSEDAESRASDNSSDYGTPPPASASSKAAGGAGAATPASVDAIDRQLRSLRLKYNEPISPNPSPGLAPTANPAALNAVKLYLHIGGSSPSAKWIVSDRLAAASFVRTGDDEDDDAPATGPWCLVVGSKIRARVGPELQLKTFPAQRRVDFVADGVWALKFLHADGFGDFCAKYHSCLFENSYGVAANDEGRAKVFGKDFAAWARPEDGDESIWEDATDGFSPGPKGSPMPPRTPTLKPLMEDLREFEEPVEEGSGIQSLALGALDNSFLVGDSGIQVVRNFEHGIHGKGMSVKFSGGNTNFSTPKKALLMRAETNMLLMSPATDGKPHAKGVHQLDIETGKVVSEWKFEKDGADINMRDITNDSKGAQMDPSESTFLGLDDNRLCRWDMRDRRGIVQNLASAAESPVLQWTQGHQFSRGTNFQCFASTGDGSIVVGSLDGKIRLYSKSSMRMAKTAFPGLGSPITHVDVTYDGKWILGTTDTYLILICTIFIDKDGKEKTGFSGRMGNRIAAPRLLKLNPLDSHLAGANNRFREGRFSWVTENGRQERHLVATVGKYSVVWNFLQVKNSHHECYQYQEGLKSCYCYKVIPKDESIVASRFMHDKYAISDSPEAPLVVATPMKVSSFSISSRH comes from the exons atgggggGTTCACACAGCCGCGAGGACCTGGACCTCTCCGACTCCGACTCGGAGGACGCGGAGTCCCGGGCCTCCGACAACTCCTCCGACTACGGcacgccgcccccggcctccgcctcgtccaaggcggcaggcggcgcgggggcggccaCCCCCGCCTCCGTCGACGCCATCGACCGCCAACTCCGCAGCCTCCGCCTCAAGTACAACGAGCCCATCTCCCCCAACCCTAGCCCCGGCCTCGCCCCCACCGCCAACCCGGCGGCCCTCAACGCCGTCAAGCTGTACCTCCACATCGgcggctcctccccgtccgccaAGTGGATCGTCTccgaccgcctcgccgccgcatcCTTCGTCCGcaccggcgacgacgaggacgacgacgcgcCCGCCACCGGCCCCTGGTGCCTCGTCGTGGGGTCGAAGATCCGGGCCAGGGTCGGGCCCGAGCTGCAGCTCAAGACCTTCCCCGCGCAGCGCCGGGTGGACTTCGTCGCCGACGGCGTCTGGGCCCTTAAGTTCCTCCACGCTGACGGCTTCGGCGATTTCTGCGCCAAGTACCACAGTTGCCTGTTTGAGAACAGCTACGGCGTCGCCGCCAACGATGAGGGCCGCGCCAAGGTGTTCGGGAAGGACttcgcggcgtgggcgcgcccgGAGGATGGTGACGAGTCCATTTGGGAGGATGCCACCGACGGGTTTTCTCCAGGGCCCAAGGGCAGCCCGATGCCGCCACGGACACCCACACTGAAGCCCCTGATGGAGGATCTGAGGGAGTTCGAGGAGCCGGTTGAGGAAGGCAGTGGGATTCAGAGTCTTGCACTTGGCGCGCTGGATAACAGCTTCCTTGTTGGAGATTCGGGCATTCAGGTTGTGAGGAATTtcgaacatgggatacatggcaAGGGGATGTCTGTGAAGTTTTCTGGGGGGAACACGAACTTCTCAACTCCTAAGAAGGCACTTCTGATGCGGGCGGAGACTAACATGCTCTTGATGAGCCCCGCCACTGATGGGAAGCCTCATGCCAAGGGGGTGCATCAGCTTGACATTGAGACTGGGAAGGTGGTGTCGGAATGGAAATTTGAGAAAGATGGAGCTGATATTAATATGAGGGATATTACGAATGATAGCAAAGGTGCTCAGATGGATCCGTCGGAATCCACCTTCTTGGGACTGGATGACAATCGGTTGTGCCGGTGGGATATGAGGGACCGGAGGGGTATTGTGCAGAACCTTGCAAGTGCAGCTGAATCACCAGTATTGCAATGGACCCAGGGCCATCAGTTTTCCCGGGGAACAAACTTTCAATGTTTTGCTTCTACTGGTGATGGGTCCATCGTTGTTGGATCATTAGATGGGAAGATCAGATTGTATTCGAAGAGCTCTATGAGGATGGCGAAGACAGCCTTCCCAGGGCTGGGTTCGCCAATTACTCATGTAGATGTGACTTACGACGGAAAATGGATTTTGGGGACAACCGATACATACCTGATTCTGATATGCACCATTTTCATTGACAAGGATGGAAAGGAGAAGACCGGATTCAGTGGGAGAATGGGGAACAGAATTGCAGCTCCAAGGCTGTTGAAGCTCAACCCACTAGACTCTCATCTCGCAGGTGCAAACAACAGATTCCGGGAGGGAAGGTTCTCTTGG GTGACGGAGAATGGGAGGCAGGAGCGGCACCTTGTGGCCACGGTGGGGAAGTACAGCGTGGTGTGGAACTTTCTGCAGGTGAAGAACAGCCACCACGAGTGCTACCAGTACCAGGAGGGTCTCAAAAGCTGTTACTGTTACAAGGTGATCCCGAAGGATGAGTCCATCGTGGCCAGTCGTTTCATGCATGACAAGTACGCCATCAGCGACTCTCCCGAGGCGCCACTGGTGGTGGCCACACCCATGAAGGTCTCTTCCTTCAGCATATCCAGCAGGCACTAG